In the Agrobacterium vitis genome, CTCGGCCCCATGATGACGATGCCTTCTGAGGCCTCGACATGGCGCACGAAAATATATTTGTCCTCGCGTCCATCCGAATGCTTGCGCTTGATGTCCGGCTGCACGGTGCCTGCCACCTTGGCAACCAACACATAGGGAACATCCGCCTTCAGTCCCGCCTCGCAATGGGCCTCGAACTCTTCCAGCGTGCGGGCAGTAAAGGCATTGTCGATCCCGGCGCCGCGAGCAATGGCGGCAATATCCACCCGCCCGAAAGCCGTGTGGGTCGGCGGCCCGCCAATCGACTGGTAGCACTCATTGTCCCAGACGACGATGAACAGGTTTTTCGGTTGTTCATTGCCAAGGGTGGCGAGAATGCCGAGGTTGAACATCATGCCGCCATCGGTATCGAGCGAGATGATCCGGCGATGCGGAAGCCCGGCTGCCAGCCCAAAGGCCTGCGGCGTGACGCAGCCAAGCTGCTGCTGGAACAGGCTGGCCTGGCGCATATGCGGGGCGGCGTTGTACCATTCATCAACGGAGGCCCCGAGCGACAGGATGACAAGCTCGTTTTCCAGCCGTGCGGCCAGCAGCTTCATGCAATCATATCGCTTCATCGGACGATGCTCCCGCCAAGGGCGATGGCCGAGTGGTAGTAGGCATTGTAGGACCAGTTATAGGCATCGATAATCGATTGCTCGATTTCGTCTTCCTCGCGCACCACCCGGTAGGGAATGCGCAACGCATTCAGCACCGGCTCCATGGTGATGCCATGGGGAATGGCCCACCAGTTGTTTTCGCCGAGTTCGCCGCGATAGCTCATCAGCATGACGACCGGAATACCAGCCCCCAGCCCCATGCGGGCCAGCGGTTCAACGGAAGCCCGCAGACCAGAATTTTCCATGACCAGCGCCGCCCGCTTGCCGGAGAGAAACACGCCACCGCAGATTGCCGCCCCCTCACCCTCATTGGTGACACGGATGGTGCGGATCTCAGGATCGGCATCGAGTGCCGGATACAATTCCTTGAACAGCGAGTCGGGCAGGTAGCAAACGACGCTGACCCCGGCTTTCTTGAGGCCGCTGATGACGGCATCGACGGATGATGGTTTCATGGTGATCCCTCGTTTCCGTATGAGGTTCGCAAACCGAAAGTGTTTCGAATAGACGGCATTTTTCGACGTAAGTGATGCGCAAAAGGCAACATGTTACGATAGGTCTCGCGGCACGTGTGCTGCCGCCTGGGCAAGCTGTTCGACCGATTGCTCCAGCAGCCGTCCCAGCGCCGAGGCCGCATCCGACATCTCCTTGGCGGAGCGCGACAGCAACAGCAGCTTGCGGTTCGGCAAGCGGCTATCGGAAAGCGGCACAAACACCAGTGACCCCTCGGCCAGTTCCTGTTCCACGCCGACCCGGGTCTGCAAGACAAGGCCGAGATTGCGCCTCGCCAATTCCACCATCAGGCCGATGGAGTTGGTGCGTGAGCGGTGCGAGAGATCCACCAGCGACCGGTTTAAAGCCTCCTCTACCGAAGCGCCCAGCGTCAGGCTGGCATCCGAGAGGATCACCCGCAGATTGGCGAGATCAAACAGCTTGATTTCCGTGCGCTTGGCCATGTCACTGTCCGGCAAGGCCAGAACACCGATTGGCAGCGAGACGCTGGCAATACGACGCACGGTGCGCGGTACGCGCACGTCGAAAAGAACGGCGAGATCGCATTCGCCCTCGGCCACGGCATTGGCCGCCTGCTGCGAGGCCATGACCTTGACATCAACGGTTATGGCCGGATGCCTACTCCAGAATGCCTCCAGCGCCGCTGGCAAAAGGCCCCGCGCCACGCTTTCCACCACAGCCACCGAGACGGTGCCTCGATGCAGCCCGTGCAGATCGTTGATTTCGGCGCAGGCGCGGCTGAGTTCCGACAGCGACGCTTTGGCGTGATACAGCAGCAGCTCACCGGCGCTGGTCAGTTTCAGGCGCTGGCGCACCCGGTCAAACAGCGGCGTGCCGATTTCCTCTTCCAATTGACGCAGGATGCGGCTGACGGAAGAGGGTGCCACATTGAGGGCAAGGGCTGCCTGGCGGATCGAGCCCAGCCGCGCCACCAGCTGGAAATAATGGATGCGCGTTGCAACCAGGCCCAGCCGGTAGGCATCCATCACGCAACCTCAAAGGGCGGCACGATCACCATTTGCGGCACCGTCACCAGCCCCTTGTCGGTCATGCGGATTTCCGGGATTACCGACAGCGGGATCAGGTTGAACCCCATATAGGGAATGGTGCAGCCTGCCTTTTCCCACTCCACTTTCAGCGCCTGGACTTCGGCTGCCACTTCATGCACCCGCTTGTCGGACATCAGGCCCGCCACCGGCAGCGGCACCATGGCCGTCACCGTGCCGTCCTGCACCACACAGACCCCGCCCTGATGCGATTCAATGGCGCGCAAAGCCACCTGCATATCGGCCTCATTGGTACCGGCGATGATGATATTGTGGCTGTCATGACCGACGGAAGAGGCAACGGCACCGCTTTTCAGCGCGAAATTGGAAAGAAGCGCATGCGCCACATTGCCCGGCGATTTGCCGTGCCGTTCGATCACCGTCACGAAGCACAGGCCGTGGCGGGCAAAATGCGTTTCCCAGTCATTGGCTGGTTCCAGCTCGATCTTTTCATGTCCCAGGATAATACCCGGCAATTCGGTGCGGATCGTGTTGGCGATGACTTTGCTACTTGGCAGGTCCGGGGTCAGCTTCACAACCTCTGGCAGCTTGACCGTGTGATAAGCAGCATCGGGATAGCGCCAGCGGTTGGAAAGGGCGGCATCGAGAACAGGAGTTATCTTTTTGTGGTCAACCACCAGTTCGCCGCCATACCAGGTGCTGACCGGTTCAAGATCGTCATTCAGGAGCACCAGATCGGCCCGGCGACCGCCGCCCAACCCGCCGATCTCCCCGTCCATGCCAAATCGCGTTGCGCCATGCAGTGAGCCCATGGCCCAGGCCTGCTCCCGGCTCATGCCCGCACGCCGTGCCTCGCGCACCACCCAGTCGAGGCCGAAGGCCAGCAGGTCCTCGGCGTCGCGGTCGTCGGTGCACACAGCGATGCGCTTATGCGAAGCGCCAAGCTCCGTCACCGTGCGGATCGCCTCCGGCAGCGAATGCCAGGGCGTGGTTGGCGGGCCACCGCGCAGGAAAAGCCAGATCCCCGCCTCCAGCAGATCATCGGCAATGTCGCGGTCGATGGCTTCATGCGTATCCGTGACGCCGGATGCGGCATAGGCCGAGACGAATTCACGGCCATAGACATGGCCCGAAACCGGCCTGCCCCGGGAAAGCGCTGCGGCCAGAATGGCATGGGCGCGCTCATCCCCCATGGTGACGGGGACGAAATCCATCTTCTCACCCAGCGCCACCGCTTCCGGCCATGTGTCGAACAGGGCGGCGATCTTTTCCGCTGTCAGATCCCCGCCTGCCGTTTCCAGCTCCGGCGAGGTTGCAGGCACGGTCGAGGGAACGGTGAGGAAAATCGATAGCGGCGCATGGCGGGCGTCTTCCAACATCGCCTCGACACCGGCGACATCCATGACATTGCCGATTTCGTGGCTGTCGCAGAAAATCGTCGTTGTGCCGTTGAGAAGGGCTGCCTCGGCATAGGCGCAGGCTGTGACCATGCTGGATTCAATATGGATATGCGGATCGACCAGACCCGGTGCAAGAATACCGCCCTGCGCGTCGTAGCGTGGCACGCCCGAAGATTTCGAGCTGCCAGCCGGTTTGACGGCAGCGATCCGTCCGCCTGTGAGCCAGATTTCCCTGTTCGGCAAAATACGCTCGGAATAGGTAGAGAGAACGCGGGCACCGGTTATCACCAGATCCGGCGCGGCTCGCCCGGACGCCACATCAGCCAAGTGCCGTGTCATGCCCGCCAGCGGGGCAATGGAAAATCGGGTTAAAGCCATCGGCATAAACTCCTCTGATGGACAGAATGGCTAAGACCCTGCTTGCGTCCTGCCGTCACAGTCTGTTCAAGAATTGCTGCTGGCCTGGCGAAAATGGTGATTTCGAGAACCGGAACGGAGCGTACTTAATGTACGTGAGTAGCGGAAGCGAAGAAATTGCCATTTGCAGACGGCCAGCGGCGATTATTGGATAGACTGTTAGTGGTAATCAGGTATGCCCGGCATGGTCCGAAAGCCAGCAACGGTGCGAAATCGCCTTATCCATCGCCGCAACGCTGGAAATTCATCGTGATCGATGCCGTAGTCGCGGCTGAGGGCAAAGCTTGGAAACAAGGCGAGATCGGCAATGGTCGGCCCTGCCCCAGCGAACCATTCGCAGCCATCCATCTGGCGCAGCGTCATATGGTCGTCCATGATCCGGAACGCGGCGCGCGAGGACGCTTTCAACACCTCAAAATCACCCGGTCCGCCAAACAGCGCCACCCGCCGGGCCGTGACAGCACAGCCGAGCGGCGCGGCTGAAAACAGCGTCCATTGCATGACGCCGCCAAAGATAGCCGGATCGAGCGGCAGCCATGTGCCGGAGGGATCATAGACCCTGGCCAGATGGGCAAGAATGGCCTGCGTGCCGTAAAGCACCTGCTCGCCATCCTTCAGCACCGGAAGCTCCCCCAGCGGATTGAGCGCCAGCATTGCCGGGGACTGTTCCTCCCGGCCCGGCACCATATCGATGGCGAGGGTTTCATAGGCTACATCAAGACAGGACAGCAGCAGACGCACCCGGTAGCAGTTCTCGTCCAGATCGTAATTGTAAAGCGTGATCGCAGACATCAGGCCACCTGTGCCAAGGCGGAAGGTGCCTCAAGTGTCAGGCGTAGCGCCTCTGCCCAGCGGGCAAGCGCCGGTCTCAATGCCGCAGACCCTGCATCTGTCACCAGATGGAGGGCAAGCCTTCCGGCGGAGATCACTTGAACTGCAATCGCAACACGTAGATCACCAGCCACAAGCCGCCAGGCGTTGGCAGTAAGAATCTCGAAACTTGCAGGCAGAATTCCTTCTTTGGTGGGGAGTTGCGCTTCCTTCAGCACATTCATGGCCTGTTGCATGGTACAATCGGCATAAAGGCTACGCACGCTTAAGCCCACACCAAGATCCGGGATGATGGTCACGTCGGCACGATCGGCAAGCGCTGCCCAGATCACGCCATTGCGCTCCTCGGCGGCATAGGTCGTCACCCGGATGGTCTTCGGTACATCCAGATCGGGATGGGCCGGGATATGGGTGCATTGTCCCGCCGTATCATAGGACCATCCGTGGTAGAGACAGGCAATATGGTCGCCCCGCACGAAGCCAAAGCTCATCCGCATGCCGCGATGCGGACAGCGGTCTTCCCAGACATGCACGGTCCCCTTGGCATCGCGCCAGACGACGATTTCCGCACCATCAACGACAGCACCAGCCGAGGTTCCCGGCTCGATAGATGAAGACAGTGCCACTGGCACCCATGCTGTTTCAATGCTCATGACCCCTTCACCTTTCAAAAACTCCCTGTCTCGCACTCTCAAACCTGTGCCGTCATGAAAGCCGCCGGACATCGCGCACGATGCAGTCGGTCGGGCCAAGGCTACAGGCCATTTCAAACATATCGACCAAGGCCTCCTGCCCGATGACGCAAACCGCAACGCGGCTTTCGCTGCAAGCCTCGACATCAATGCCGATATCGAGCCTGCCAGCGCGATGGCGGGCAAAGTTCAGGAAACTGTGGCAGTTAAAATCTCCCTCGAACACCAGATTAACCGTCAGGCTCATCGCGGATCCACCATTGCTGGCACAGCATGTATTGACTCAACCTCAGGCTCAATCCTGCGCAATATTTCGTCTCCGATTGACCGTTTCAAACGCATAAGATTAAATCTTGTGCATGCCTGATTTTTATTCAGTCTAACGTCAGGAGAAGCAGGCTTACAAGCATTTTTTTCAGCCAAGATGTTGCCTTTGACGCATCATCTTGATCGATTTTTTTCGACTATGCGGAACACCAGCGATTTGAAAAGGTCAAAGCCGATTGGAATGGGGTTGAACATCAGCGCGATGAACAACCCAGCATGGATGACCGCGTCCGACCAAGACCGATGCTGATATGGATACCGAAGTGTCGGTCGTTGAATTTCGCCATCTGGCACGGTTGTTGCGTCAGAAAGCACGGCAGGTGGATGCGGATCGCCGCGTTCCAACCGGTAGAGTTCGACAAAACCAGTTCAACAAAAACATATGGGGGTTCCAATGATCGACCTGCGCAGCCTTTCCCGTCGCGGTTTTCTCAACATGGCGGCAGCCGGCAGCGCCTCGCTGGCGCTTCCCGGCATGGTGCGCTCTGCCGCAGCCGCAAGTGCCCTGCCTGCTATAAAGGAAGAGAATGCTGTGATCGGCTTCGGCCATGTCGGCCCGGTGACGGATGAAGGCTGGACCTGGTCGCACCATCAGGGTGTTCTCGCCGTCAAGGAAAAGTTCCCTAAGCTGAAGAAGATCCTCGAAGTCGAGAACGTGCCCTATTCGGCGGATGCCACCCGCACCTATCGGCAATTCGTGTCGGAAGGCGCGAACATGATTTTCGATACGTCGTCTACCGGCGACTTCCTGCATGACGTGGTGCGCCGCGCCAAGGACACCGCCTTCATGGAATGCAATGGCCATGTGACGATGGACAATCTCGGCTGGTATTATATGGCCCATTGGTATCCAACCTATGTGGTCGGCGTTGCCGCCGGGCATCTGTCGAAAACCGGCAAGCTCGGTTACGTCGCCTCCTTCCCGGTTGCCTCGGTCTATGCCTCGACCAATGCCTTCCTGATGGGCGCACGCACCGTCAACCCCAATGCCACCTGCCAGACCATC is a window encoding:
- a CDS encoding glutathione S-transferase family protein is translated as MSAITLYNYDLDENCYRVRLLLSCLDVAYETLAIDMVPGREEQSPAMLALNPLGELPVLKDGEQVLYGTQAILAHLARVYDPSGTWLPLDPAIFGGVMQWTLFSAAPLGCAVTARRVALFGGPGDFEVLKASSRAAFRIMDDHMTLRQMDGCEWFAGAGPTIADLALFPSFALSRDYGIDHDEFPALRRWIRRFRTVAGFRTMPGIPDYH
- a CDS encoding thiamine pyrophosphate-dependent enzyme encodes the protein MKRYDCMKLLAARLENELVILSLGASVDEWYNAAPHMRQASLFQQQLGCVTPQAFGLAAGLPHRRIISLDTDGGMMFNLGILATLGNEQPKNLFIVVWDNECYQSIGGPPTHTAFGRVDIAAIARGAGIDNAFTARTLEEFEAHCEAGLKADVPYVLVAKVAGTVQPDIKRKHSDGREDKYIFVRHVEASEGIVIMGPSEHN
- a CDS encoding LysR family transcriptional regulator — translated: MDAYRLGLVATRIHYFQLVARLGSIRQAALALNVAPSSVSRILRQLEEEIGTPLFDRVRQRLKLTSAGELLLYHAKASLSELSRACAEINDLHGLHRGTVSVAVVESVARGLLPAALEAFWSRHPAITVDVKVMASQQAANAVAEGECDLAVLFDVRVPRTVRRIASVSLPIGVLALPDSDMAKRTEIKLFDLANLRVILSDASLTLGASVEEALNRSLVDLSHRSRTNSIGLMVELARRNLGLVLQTRVGVEQELAEGSLVFVPLSDSRLPNRKLLLLSRSAKEMSDAASALGRLLEQSVEQLAQAAAHVPRDLS
- a CDS encoding BMP family ABC transporter substrate-binding protein yields the protein MIDLRSLSRRGFLNMAAAGSASLALPGMVRSAAAASALPAIKEENAVIGFGHVGPVTDEGWTWSHHQGVLAVKEKFPKLKKILEVENVPYSADATRTYRQFVSEGANMIFDTSSTGDFLHDVVRRAKDTAFMECNGHVTMDNLGWYYMAHWYPTYVVGVAAGHLSKTGKLGYVASFPVASVYASTNAFLMGARTVNPNATCQTITINSWFDPQAAAQAGTALIDNGCDFLFGIMDEAAYLQVAEKRGVWAAMWNTDIRRYGPNSYVSSIIIDFKEFYIDQVRKRLAGEWSPSESIFAMGAGVDRDSWGAKVPAEVGKAADDIRTKILGGWSPFVGELKDAKGAVRVAKGQKMTELELYNWDWSVEGVTGL
- a CDS encoding thiamine pyrophosphate-binding protein, with the translated sequence MKPSSVDAVISGLKKAGVSVVCYLPDSLFKELYPALDADPEIRTIRVTNEGEGAAICGGVFLSGKRAALVMENSGLRASVEPLARMGLGAGIPVVMLMSYRGELGENNWWAIPHGITMEPVLNALRIPYRVVREEDEIEQSIIDAYNWSYNAYYHSAIALGGSIVR
- a CDS encoding Rieske (2Fe-2S) protein, producing the protein MSIETAWVPVALSSSIEPGTSAGAVVDGAEIVVWRDAKGTVHVWEDRCPHRGMRMSFGFVRGDHIACLYHGWSYDTAGQCTHIPAHPDLDVPKTIRVTTYAAEERNGVIWAALADRADVTIIPDLGVGLSVRSLYADCTMQQAMNVLKEAQLPTKEGILPASFEILTANAWRLVAGDLRVAIAVQVISAGRLALHLVTDAGSAALRPALARWAEALRLTLEAPSALAQVA
- a CDS encoding adenine deaminase, whose amino-acid sequence is MALTRFSIAPLAGMTRHLADVASGRAAPDLVITGARVLSTYSERILPNREIWLTGGRIAAVKPAGSSKSSGVPRYDAQGGILAPGLVDPHIHIESSMVTACAYAEAALLNGTTTIFCDSHEIGNVMDVAGVEAMLEDARHAPLSIFLTVPSTVPATSPELETAGGDLTAEKIAALFDTWPEAVALGEKMDFVPVTMGDERAHAILAAALSRGRPVSGHVYGREFVSAYAASGVTDTHEAIDRDIADDLLEAGIWLFLRGGPPTTPWHSLPEAIRTVTELGASHKRIAVCTDDRDAEDLLAFGLDWVVREARRAGMSREQAWAMGSLHGATRFGMDGEIGGLGGGRRADLVLLNDDLEPVSTWYGGELVVDHKKITPVLDAALSNRWRYPDAAYHTVKLPEVVKLTPDLPSSKVIANTIRTELPGIILGHEKIELEPANDWETHFARHGLCFVTVIERHGKSPGNVAHALLSNFALKSGAVASSVGHDSHNIIIAGTNEADMQVALRAIESHQGGVCVVQDGTVTAMVPLPVAGLMSDKRVHEVAAEVQALKVEWEKAGCTIPYMGFNLIPLSVIPEIRMTDKGLVTVPQMVIVPPFEVA